In Bradyrhizobium erythrophlei, a single genomic region encodes these proteins:
- a CDS encoding TIGR01459 family HAD-type hydrolase, which translates to MTTLKFAEGLRDLVSDVDVLLSDIWGVVHNGLVAFPDACAALRKFRDQGGTVILITNAPRPADSVQRQLRKLEVADDTYDAIVSSGDLTRNFIAGHPGQKIFWIGPERDSAIHRGLDAPLVPLEQADYIVCTGLFDDETESAENYRAMLLKARERKLTLICANPDIVVERGDRLIYCAGAIAELYAELGGEAIFYGKPHQPIYERAMTLATERRGQAAPLGRVLAIGDSVRTDLTGAHGFGIDCLFVARGIHSEQFEGLDQLDPASVKELFGHPPRALMRELKW; encoded by the coding sequence ATGACGACACTGAAATTTGCGGAAGGGCTGCGCGACCTCGTCAGCGACGTCGATGTGCTGCTCAGCGACATCTGGGGCGTCGTCCATAACGGCCTCGTCGCATTCCCCGACGCCTGCGCGGCACTGCGGAAGTTCCGCGACCAGGGCGGCACCGTTATCCTGATTACCAACGCGCCGCGTCCGGCGGATTCAGTACAGCGACAGTTGCGCAAGCTCGAGGTCGCCGACGACACCTATGATGCCATCGTCAGTTCGGGCGACCTGACGCGGAATTTTATCGCCGGCCATCCCGGCCAGAAGATCTTCTGGATCGGCCCCGAGCGCGACAGCGCGATCCATCGCGGCCTCGATGCTCCGTTGGTGCCGCTCGAACAGGCCGACTACATCGTCTGTACTGGATTGTTCGACGACGAAACCGAATCGGCGGAAAACTATCGCGCGATGCTGCTCAAGGCGCGCGAGCGCAAGCTCACGCTGATCTGCGCCAATCCCGACATCGTCGTCGAACGCGGCGACCGCCTGATCTACTGCGCGGGCGCCATCGCCGAACTCTATGCGGAACTCGGCGGCGAGGCGATTTTCTACGGCAAGCCGCACCAGCCGATCTACGAGCGCGCCATGACGCTGGCGACTGAGCGGCGGGGCCAGGCGGCTCCGCTCGGCCGGGTGCTCGCTATCGGAGACTCCGTGCGAACAGACCTCACCGGCGCGCATGGCTTTGGCATCGATTGCCTGTTCGTCGCGCGCGGCATTCACTCCGAGCAGTTCGAAGGTCTCGATCAGCTCGATCCTGCTTCGGTCAAGGAATTGTTCGGCCATCCGCCCCGCGCGCTAATGCGCGAGCTCAAGTGGTGA
- a CDS encoding bifunctional riboflavin kinase/FAD synthetase, which yields MASDFTVIRDSSPPASIPKGMVVAMGNFDGVHLGHRAVIDAALRMGLAHRKPAFAVTFEPHPRSYFSPNSPQFRLTGEAAKLRLLAATGLAGAVVMTFDKHRAETTAQDFIHHDLIERLGISGIAVGYDFHFGKGRVGSPSLLVAEAPRLGIEVDVQAHVDIAERPVSSSVIRMALAEGQIDEATAMLGGPWFVNGEVIHGEKRGRDLGFPTANIRLDKNCSLKHGIYAVRVGLGEARIDGVASFGRRPTFDNGAPLLEVFLFDFKGDLYGRHLDVAFIAFLRDELRFDHIDALVRQMNEDSRLAREKLAASPDAFPRLGSPAGI from the coding sequence ATGGCCTCCGATTTTACCGTGATCCGCGATAGCAGCCCGCCCGCTTCCATTCCGAAGGGAATGGTCGTGGCGATGGGCAATTTCGATGGCGTCCACCTCGGCCATCGCGCCGTCATTGATGCGGCCCTTCGCATGGGGCTTGCCCATCGCAAGCCGGCTTTCGCGGTCACCTTCGAACCCCACCCGCGGAGCTATTTCAGCCCGAACAGCCCCCAGTTCCGCCTCACTGGCGAGGCCGCAAAACTCCGCCTGCTGGCCGCGACCGGTCTTGCCGGCGCCGTGGTGATGACCTTCGACAAACACCGCGCCGAGACGACGGCGCAAGATTTCATTCACCATGATCTGATCGAACGGCTCGGCATCAGCGGCATCGCGGTCGGCTACGATTTTCATTTCGGCAAGGGCCGGGTCGGCTCGCCGAGCCTGCTGGTCGCGGAGGCGCCGCGGCTCGGCATCGAGGTCGACGTCCAGGCGCATGTCGACATCGCCGAGCGGCCGGTCTCTTCCAGCGTCATCCGCATGGCGCTGGCTGAAGGGCAGATCGACGAGGCGACCGCGATGCTGGGTGGCCCCTGGTTCGTCAACGGCGAAGTCATCCACGGCGAGAAACGCGGCCGCGACCTCGGCTTTCCCACCGCCAATATCCGGCTCGACAAGAATTGCAGCCTCAAGCACGGCATCTATGCGGTGCGGGTCGGCCTTGGCGAGGCGCGTATCGACGGGGTTGCCAGCTTCGGCCGCCGCCCGACCTTCGACAATGGCGCGCCGCTGCTGGAAGTTTTTCTGTTCGATTTCAAGGGCGACCTCTATGGCCGGCACCTCGACGTCGCCTTCATCGCCTTCCTTCGCGACGAATTGAGGTTCGACCATATCGACGCGCTGGTCCGCCAGATGAACGAAGACAGCCGGCTTGCCCGGGAAAAGCTGGCGGCTTCGCCCGATGCCTTCCCCCGATTGGGGTCGCCGGCCGGCATTTGA
- a CDS encoding EAL domain-containing protein, with product MIRISTIFIAICMVLVAASLGLVLYSVAGLSGLESAIVALTALTFLILYNAVSMRLRDRTDVGGQIADLSRGTADLARQVAEFGRRLTAVEGKLNSLNHAGADRIQAVVGEINELGGLVKQLAVSVASHDDMLAANAAAAAAAPTPPPSEPEPPARHEPSFAPAAPKLVAAAPPIVVSGPEPPAARRGEMQTFAAVKTAIEENRLDIYLQPMVTLPQRKVRFYEAVTRIRDEHDRVLAADDFLPFVEATGLIGRVDHAVLLRCVQVLRRLMVRNKDVGVFCNMAAATLRDPATFAPCLDFLEANRALAPSFVIEFKQAMFRHLGSAESEHLAALAQRGYRFSIDNVTDLRIEPRELADRGVRFIKVPAALLLDPKVSSTSDIHPSDLSDLLGRFGIDLIAERIEGERAVVDLLDFDVRFGQGFLFAPPRPLRPDNAPAADGLPAGKASETNGAVKSAAVETTIIDPPTRVTGNAALARRAVGPN from the coding sequence ATGATCCGCATTTCCACGATCTTCATTGCCATCTGCATGGTGCTGGTCGCCGCTTCCCTTGGCCTCGTCCTGTATTCGGTGGCCGGATTAAGCGGCCTGGAATCGGCCATCGTCGCCCTCACCGCCCTGACGTTCCTGATCCTCTACAACGCCGTCTCGATGCGGTTGCGCGACCGCACCGACGTGGGTGGCCAGATCGCCGATCTGTCGCGCGGCACCGCCGACCTCGCCCGTCAGGTCGCCGAATTCGGCCGCAGGCTGACCGCAGTCGAGGGCAAGCTCAATTCACTCAATCATGCCGGCGCCGATCGCATTCAGGCGGTGGTCGGCGAGATCAACGAACTCGGCGGATTGGTGAAACAACTCGCGGTATCAGTGGCAAGCCACGACGACATGCTCGCTGCCAACGCGGCGGCCGCAGCAGCAGCGCCAACGCCGCCCCCGTCCGAGCCCGAGCCGCCGGCCCGCCACGAACCGTCCTTTGCGCCCGCGGCTCCGAAACTGGTCGCCGCCGCGCCACCGATCGTCGTCAGCGGTCCCGAACCCCCCGCCGCCCGCCGCGGCGAAATGCAGACGTTTGCGGCCGTAAAGACCGCTATCGAGGAAAACCGCCTCGACATCTACTTGCAGCCGATGGTGACCCTGCCTCAGCGCAAGGTTCGTTTCTACGAAGCCGTGACGCGGATCCGCGACGAGCACGATCGCGTGCTCGCAGCCGACGATTTCCTGCCTTTCGTGGAAGCGACCGGACTGATCGGACGCGTCGATCACGCCGTGTTGCTGCGCTGTGTGCAGGTGTTGCGCCGCCTGATGGTCCGCAACAAGGACGTCGGCGTGTTCTGCAACATGGCCGCAGCGACGCTACGCGATCCAGCGACCTTCGCGCCGTGCCTTGATTTCCTGGAAGCCAACCGTGCGCTGGCCCCCTCATTCGTCATCGAGTTCAAGCAGGCGATGTTCCGCCATCTCGGCAGTGCCGAGAGCGAGCATCTCGCGGCACTCGCGCAGCGCGGCTACCGTTTCTCGATCGACAACGTCACCGACCTGCGGATCGAGCCGCGCGAACTTGCCGACCGCGGTGTCCGCTTCATCAAGGTGCCGGCCGCCTTGCTGCTCGATCCCAAGGTGTCGTCGACGTCGGACATTCACCCATCCGACCTCTCCGACCTGCTCGGCCGTTTCGGCATCGACCTGATCGCCGAGCGGATCGAAGGTGAGCGCGCGGTGGTCGATCTGCTCGACTTCGATGTCAGGTTCGGACAGGGCTTCCTGTTTGCGCCGCCGCGGCCGCTGCGGCCCGACAATGCGCCGGCCGCCGATGGCCTGCCCGCGGGCAAGGCATCGGAAACCAATGGTGCGGTCAAGTCTGCGGCCGTCGAGACGACGATCATCGATCCGCCGACCCGTGTCACCGGCAATGCGGCGCTGGCGCGGCGCGCGGTCGGCCCGAACTAA
- the lspA gene encoding signal peptidase II, which yields MEGVGSDALSQHLRLGVIAAAITLVLDQASKFWLVRVFDIAQRGTVRLTPFFDLVLAWNQGISFGWFQNDGPTSQIVLMAIKVVAVVVLGVWMARSHTALATLALGLIIGGAIGNGIDRLAYGAVVDFALFHVRIGENTFNWYVFNLADVAIVAGVAALLYDSFWGVPAAKAP from the coding sequence ATGGAAGGCGTTGGGAGTGACGCCTTGAGCCAGCATCTGCGCCTCGGCGTAATCGCAGCCGCGATTACGCTTGTGCTCGATCAGGCTTCCAAGTTCTGGCTGGTCAGGGTGTTCGACATCGCGCAGCGCGGCACTGTCAGGCTCACACCGTTCTTTGATCTGGTGCTCGCCTGGAATCAGGGCATCAGCTTCGGCTGGTTTCAAAACGATGGCCCGACGTCCCAAATCGTCCTGATGGCGATCAAGGTGGTGGCGGTCGTGGTCCTGGGCGTCTGGATGGCCCGATCGCATACCGCCTTGGCGACGTTGGCGCTCGGCCTCATCATCGGCGGAGCGATTGGCAACGGCATCGACCGCCTGGCCTATGGCGCGGTGGTCGATTTCGCCCTCTTTCACGTCCGAATCGGCGAAAATACCTTTAACTGGTACGTGTTTAACTTGGCGGACGTGGCGATTGTTGCCGGGGTGGCAGCACTATTGTATGACTCGTTCTGGGGAGTACCCGCCGCAAAAGCGCCCTGA
- a CDS encoding aspartate aminotransferase family protein — MLDKSPHSAAVNVPNDLAAHWMPFTANRAFKKAPRLLAGAKDMHYFTVDGRKILDGAAGMWCSNAGHGRTQIAEAIGKQAATLDYSPPFQFGIPQAFELASRIADLAPKGLDHVFFCNSGSEAADTALKIALAYHQISGQGGRIRLIGRERGYHGVGFGGTSVGGMVNNRKMFGSLLTGVDHLPTTYDREKQAFSRGEPEYGAHFADALENLVNLHGANTIAAVIVEPMAGSTGVLPAPKGYLKRLREITQKHGILLIFDEVITGFGRLGYAFAAERYGVLPDMITFAKGVTNGAAPMGGVIVRDTIHDAFMSGPEHVIELAHGYTYSAHPLACAAGLATLDIYRDEKLFEHARALEPKWNDAIFSLKNEPNVVDIRTVGLTAGIDLASRPDQPGKRGFDALNSAFFDNDLMMRIAGDTLALTPPLIVSEEQVGEIVDKVAKVIRAVA, encoded by the coding sequence ATGCTGGACAAGAGCCCGCACTCCGCCGCCGTCAACGTTCCCAACGACCTTGCGGCGCACTGGATGCCGTTTACCGCCAACCGCGCCTTCAAGAAGGCGCCGCGGCTGCTCGCCGGCGCCAAAGACATGCATTACTTCACCGTCGATGGCCGCAAGATCCTCGACGGCGCCGCCGGCATGTGGTGCAGCAACGCCGGCCACGGCCGCACGCAGATTGCGGAAGCGATCGGCAAGCAGGCCGCGACGCTGGACTACTCGCCGCCGTTCCAGTTCGGCATTCCGCAGGCGTTCGAACTCGCGAGCCGTATCGCCGATCTTGCGCCGAAAGGCCTCGACCACGTCTTCTTCTGCAACTCCGGATCGGAAGCCGCCGATACCGCGCTGAAGATCGCGCTTGCCTATCACCAGATTTCCGGCCAGGGCGGCCGTATCAGGCTGATCGGCCGCGAACGCGGCTATCACGGCGTCGGCTTTGGCGGCACGTCCGTCGGCGGCATGGTCAACAACCGCAAGATGTTCGGCTCGCTGCTGACCGGCGTCGACCATCTGCCGACGACCTATGACCGCGAGAAGCAGGCGTTCTCGCGCGGCGAGCCGGAATACGGCGCCCATTTTGCCGACGCGCTGGAAAACCTCGTCAACCTGCACGGCGCCAACACCATTGCCGCCGTCATCGTCGAGCCGATGGCGGGATCGACCGGCGTGCTGCCGGCACCGAAGGGCTATCTCAAGCGGCTGCGCGAGATCACCCAGAAGCACGGCATCCTCTTGATCTTCGACGAAGTCATCACCGGCTTCGGCCGCCTCGGCTACGCTTTTGCGGCGGAGCGTTACGGCGTGCTGCCGGACATGATTACCTTTGCCAAGGGCGTCACCAACGGCGCCGCCCCGATGGGCGGCGTGATCGTGCGCGACACCATCCACGACGCCTTCATGAGCGGTCCCGAGCACGTCATCGAACTGGCCCACGGCTACACCTATTCGGCGCATCCGCTGGCCTGCGCGGCTGGCCTTGCCACGCTCGACATCTACCGCGACGAGAAGCTGTTCGAGCATGCCCGCGCGCTGGAGCCGAAGTGGAACGATGCCATCTTCTCGCTGAAGAACGAGCCGAACGTCGTGGACATCCGCACCGTCGGCCTGACGGCGGGCATCGACCTCGCCTCGCGTCCGGATCAGCCGGGCAAGCGGGGCTTCGACGCCCTCAACAGCGCCTTCTTCGACAACGACCTGATGATGCGCATCGCGGGCGACACCCTGGCTTTGACCCCGCCTCTGATCGTCAGCGAAGAACAGGTTGGCGAGATCGTCGACAAGGTCGCCAAGGTCATCCGCGCGGTCGCCTGA
- a CDS encoding response regulator: MAVDLSMSVLVVDDYNTMIRIIRNLLKQLGFENIDDAADGSAALNKMRAKKYGLVISDWNMEPMTGYDLLREVRADPNLATTPFIMITAESKTENVIAAKKAGVNNYIVKPFNAATLKTKIEAVFPDLANA, from the coding sequence ATGGCGGTGGATTTATCGATGTCGGTTCTGGTGGTGGACGACTACAACACCATGATTCGCATCATCAGAAATCTCCTCAAGCAGCTCGGTTTCGAGAATATCGATGACGCCGCCGACGGATCGGCCGCGCTCAACAAGATGCGCGCCAAGAAATATGGCCTGGTTATCTCCGACTGGAACATGGAGCCGATGACCGGCTACGACCTGCTGCGGGAAGTTCGTGCCGACCCCAATCTCGCCACCACGCCCTTCATCATGATCACGGCCGAGTCCAAGACCGAGAACGTGATTGCGGCCAAGAAGGCCGGCGTGAACAATTACATCGTCAAGCCGTTCAACGCCGCCACCTTGAAGACCAAGATCGAGGCGGTGTTCCCGGATCTCGCGAACGCCTGA
- a CDS encoding M16 family metallopeptidase yields the protein MKISARLHSLLFAGLLAGLTVSSTIAPAQTTAPATFTLANGLQVVVIPDHRTPVVTQMIWYKVGSADETSGKSGLAHFLEHLMFKGTSKHPAGEFSQTVLRGGGNENAFTSSDYTGYFQRVPREQLGSMMEFEADRMTGLVLKDENVLPERDVVLEEFNMRVANNPEARLTEQIMAALYLNHPYGRPVIGWHQEIEKLDREDALAFYRRFYAPNNAILIIAGDIEADEVRPMAERTFGVVAAQPAIPPKRIRPQEPEPAAPRTVTLSDPRVEQPGLRRYYLVPSAATAAAGESAAFDVLAQLMGGGSNSYLYRRLVIDRPLAVSAGAAYQGAALDATQFTISASPRPGVTFAQVEQVIDDVIADIAQNGVRAEDLERVKTQLIAETVYAQDNQATLARWYGGAMTTGLSIEDIRNWPERIRAVTADQVRAVVQKWFDKKRSVTGYLIKDATPKQVEKRS from the coding sequence ATGAAAATATCGGCGAGATTGCACTCCTTGCTGTTCGCCGGCCTGCTTGCCGGGCTCACTGTCTCCTCCACGATCGCGCCGGCCCAGACGACAGCCCCGGCCACCTTCACCCTCGCCAACGGACTGCAGGTCGTGGTGATTCCGGATCACCGCACGCCCGTCGTCACGCAGATGATCTGGTACAAGGTCGGCTCGGCCGACGAGACATCAGGCAAGTCCGGCCTGGCGCACTTTCTTGAACACCTGATGTTCAAGGGCACGAGCAAGCATCCAGCCGGCGAGTTTTCGCAAACCGTGCTGCGGGGCGGCGGCAACGAGAACGCCTTCACTTCTTCCGACTATACCGGGTACTTCCAGCGTGTGCCGCGCGAGCAACTCGGCAGCATGATGGAGTTCGAGGCCGACCGCATGACCGGCCTTGTGCTGAAGGACGAAAACGTGCTGCCCGAGCGCGACGTGGTGCTCGAGGAATTCAACATGCGGGTTGCCAACAATCCCGAAGCGCGGCTCACCGAGCAGATCATGGCCGCGCTCTATCTCAACCACCCCTATGGCCGGCCGGTGATCGGCTGGCATCAGGAAATCGAGAAACTCGATCGCGAAGACGCGCTCGCCTTCTACCGGCGTTTCTATGCGCCCAATAACGCCATTCTGATAATTGCCGGCGACATCGAGGCGGACGAGGTCCGTCCGATGGCGGAGCGGACATTCGGCGTCGTCGCCGCGCAGCCCGCAATCCCGCCCAAGCGTATTCGTCCGCAGGAACCCGAACCAGCCGCGCCGCGCACCGTGACCTTGTCCGATCCGCGTGTCGAGCAACCGGGCTTGCGGCGCTACTATCTGGTCCCGTCTGCCGCCACGGCGGCTGCCGGCGAGAGCGCAGCGTTTGACGTGCTGGCGCAATTGATGGGCGGCGGCAGCAACTCCTATCTCTATCGCCGGCTGGTGATCGACCGGCCACTGGCGGTGAGCGCCGGCGCCGCCTACCAGGGCGCGGCACTCGACGCGACGCAATTTACGATATCGGCCTCGCCGCGGCCCGGCGTGACGTTCGCCCAGGTCGAGCAGGTGATCGACGACGTGATCGCCGACATCGCCCAGAACGGAGTTCGCGCCGAAGACCTCGAGCGGGTCAAAACCCAGTTGATCGCCGAGACGGTCTACGCCCAGGACAACCAGGCGACCCTGGCCCGCTGGTACGGCGGGGCGATGACGACCGGGCTCAGCATCGAAGACATCAGGAACTGGCCCGAGCGTATTCGCGCCGTCACCGCCGATCAGGTGCGCGCGGTCGTGCAGAAATGGTTCGACAAAAAGCGCTCGGTCACCGGCTATCTCATCAAGGATGCAACGCCCAAGCAGGTGGAGAAGCGGTCGTGA
- the ileS gene encoding isoleucine--tRNA ligase has translation MSEKPQKSDASDYSKTLFLPETEFPMRAGLPQREPEILKSWNRIGLYERLRETSQGRAKFVLHDGPPYANGNIHIGHALNKILKDVVTKSQQMLGFDSNYVPGWDCHGLPIEWKIEEENYRSKGKAKPDFRDSAAMVAFRKECRAYATHWLDVQREEFKRLGIIGDWDHPYATMSYPAEAQIARELMKFAANGTLYRGSKPVMWSVVEKTALAEAEVEYEDYTSDTVWVKFPVTSPAHGALAGASIVIWTTTPWTLPGNRAISFSPKIAYGLYKVTDAPADNWARNGDLLILADALAESVFKQARVTAYEKVRDIPGDTLDAVECAHPLKGLDGGYQFIVPLLSGDHVTDDTGTGFVHTAPGHGREDFDVWTASARELEARGINTTIPYTVDENGALTAQAPGFTGKRVINDKGEKGDANEAVIKALVEKGMLLARGRLKHQYPHSWRSKKPVIFRNTPQWFIAMDKDIVQNGKAKPGDTLRARALQAISVTQWVPPAGQNRINGMIVNRPDWVISRQRAWGVPIAVFIREKSDGSAEILQDEFVNQRICEAFIEEGADAWYRDGARERFLGSRASEDWKKIDDILDVWFDSGSTHAFVLEDRQNFPTLGHIVRKIDGGQDTVMYLEGSDQHRGWFHSSLLESSGTRGRAPFDVVLTHGFTLDENGRKMSKSLGNTVEPQKVIAQSGADILRLWVCATDYADDQRIGPEILKNTIETYRKLRNTIRWMLGTLHHFKPSDAVAYDDMPELERLMLHRLSEIDTVVREAYAAFDYKTVVASLTHFMNTDLSAFYFDIRKDVLYCDPPSSTTRKAALTTVDIICDAILKWLAPVTSFTADEAWFMYRPDGSPSVHLLTFPNDLAGFRDDALAAKWETIRDVRRVVTGALELERAAKRIGSSLEASPLVYVADKAVFATLFDIDLAEVCITSNAMVTNEEAPAGAFRLNDVPNVAAVVEKAVGRKCARSWKILPTVGDDAEYPDVSPRDAIALREWKALGVTP, from the coding sequence ATGTCCGAAAAGCCGCAAAAGTCAGACGCATCAGACTATTCAAAAACCTTGTTCCTGCCGGAAACGGAATTTCCGATGCGCGCCGGGCTGCCGCAGCGCGAGCCGGAAATCCTGAAAAGCTGGAACAGGATCGGCCTCTACGAGCGCTTGCGCGAGACGTCTCAAGGGCGGGCTAAATTCGTCCTTCATGACGGCCCGCCCTACGCCAACGGCAATATCCATATCGGGCACGCGCTCAACAAGATCCTGAAAGACGTCGTAACCAAGAGCCAGCAGATGCTGGGCTTCGATTCCAACTACGTGCCGGGCTGGGACTGTCACGGCCTGCCCATCGAGTGGAAGATCGAAGAAGAAAACTACCGCTCCAAGGGCAAGGCCAAGCCGGACTTCCGCGACTCCGCGGCGATGGTGGCGTTCCGCAAGGAATGCCGGGCCTATGCCACGCACTGGCTCGACGTGCAGCGCGAGGAATTCAAGCGGCTCGGCATCATCGGTGACTGGGACCACCCCTACGCCACCATGAGCTATCCGGCCGAAGCGCAGATCGCGCGCGAGCTGATGAAGTTCGCCGCCAACGGCACGCTCTATCGCGGCTCCAAGCCGGTGATGTGGAGCGTGGTGGAGAAGACCGCGCTCGCCGAAGCCGAGGTCGAATACGAGGACTACACCTCCGATACCGTGTGGGTGAAATTCCCGGTCACTTCACCGGCCCATGGGGCGCTTGCTGGCGCCAGCATCGTGATCTGGACCACGACACCCTGGACGCTCCCGGGCAACCGCGCGATCAGCTTCTCGCCCAAGATCGCCTATGGCCTCTACAAGGTCACGGATGCACCGGCCGACAACTGGGCCAGGAACGGCGACCTTCTGATTTTGGCGGATGCGCTCGCCGAAAGCGTGTTCAAGCAGGCGCGCGTCACGGCTTACGAGAAAGTGCGGGACATTCCCGGCGATACGCTCGATGCGGTGGAATGCGCGCATCCGCTGAAGGGCCTCGACGGCGGATATCAATTTATCGTTCCGCTGCTGTCGGGCGATCACGTCACCGACGACACCGGCACCGGCTTCGTCCACACCGCGCCGGGCCATGGCCGCGAGGACTTCGACGTCTGGACGGCGAGCGCGCGCGAACTGGAAGCGCGCGGCATCAACACCACCATTCCCTATACCGTCGACGAGAACGGTGCGCTGACGGCGCAGGCTCCCGGCTTCACCGGCAAGCGCGTGATCAACGACAAGGGCGAAAAGGGCGACGCCAACGAAGCCGTCATCAAGGCGCTGGTCGAGAAGGGCATGCTGCTGGCGCGCGGACGGCTGAAGCACCAGTACCCACATTCCTGGCGCTCGAAGAAGCCGGTGATCTTCCGCAACACGCCGCAATGGTTCATCGCGATGGACAAGGACATCGTCCAGAACGGCAAGGCAAAACCCGGCGACACCTTGCGCGCCCGCGCATTGCAGGCGATTTCCGTCACCCAGTGGGTGCCGCCGGCGGGGCAGAACCGCATCAACGGCATGATCGTCAACCGCCCGGACTGGGTGATCTCGCGCCAGCGCGCCTGGGGCGTGCCGATCGCCGTGTTTATTCGCGAAAAGAGCGACGGCTCAGCAGAAATCCTGCAAGACGAGTTCGTCAATCAGCGGATCTGCGAGGCCTTCATAGAAGAAGGCGCGGATGCCTGGTATCGCGACGGCGCACGCGAACGATTCCTTGGGTCTCGCGCCAGCGAAGACTGGAAGAAGATCGACGACATTCTTGACGTCTGGTTCGATTCCGGCTCGACGCACGCCTTTGTCCTGGAAGATCGCCAGAACTTTCCCACTCTCGGCCACATCGTCCGCAAGATCGACGGCGGTCAGGATACCGTGATGTATCTCGAAGGAAGTGACCAGCACCGCGGCTGGTTTCATTCCTCGCTGCTGGAAAGCTCCGGCACCCGCGGCCGCGCGCCGTTCGACGTGGTGCTGACGCACGGCTTCACGCTCGACGAGAACGGCCGCAAGATGTCGAAGTCGCTCGGCAACACCGTCGAGCCGCAAAAGGTGATCGCGCAATCCGGCGCCGACATCCTGCGGCTGTGGGTTTGCGCCACCGACTATGCCGACGACCAGCGCATCGGCCCCGAAATCCTCAAAAACACCATCGAGACATATCGCAAGCTGCGCAACACCATCCGCTGGATGCTTGGCACGCTGCATCACTTCAAGCCGTCGGACGCGGTTGCGTATGACGATATGCCCGAGCTCGAGCGGCTGATGCTGCATCGGCTAAGCGAGATCGATACCGTCGTGCGCGAGGCTTACGCGGCCTTCGACTACAAGACGGTGGTGGCGTCGCTGACCCATTTCATGAACACGGATCTGTCGGCGTTCTATTTCGATATCCGCAAAGACGTTCTCTATTGCGACCCGCCGTCGTCGACGACCCGGAAAGCGGCGCTGACCACGGTCGACATCATTTGCGATGCGATCCTGAAATGGCTGGCGCCGGTCACAAGCTTCACCGCCGACGAGGCCTGGTTCATGTACCGGCCGGACGGATCGCCTTCGGTGCATTTGCTCACCTTCCCGAATGATCTGGCCGGCTTCCGCGACGACGCGCTGGCGGCGAAATGGGAGACCATCCGCGACGTGCGCCGCGTCGTGACCGGCGCACTGGAGCTGGAACGCGCCGCCAAACGCATCGGCTCCTCGCTTGAGGCCTCGCCACTGGTCTATGTGGCCGACAAGGCTGTTTTCGCCACCCTGTTCGATATTGACCTCGCGGAAGTCTGCATCACCTCGAACGCGATGGTCACCAACGAGGAAGCGCCGGCAGGCGCCTTCCGGCTGAACGACGTGCCCAATGTGGCCGCCGTCGTTGAAAAGGCTGTGGGGCGCAAGTGTGCGCGGTCGTGGAAGATCCTGCCGACCGTCGGCGACGACGCCGAATACCCCGACGTGTCGCCGCGCGACGCCATTGCGTTACGCGAATGGAAGGCGTTGGGAGTGACGCCTTGA